From Xiphophorus hellerii strain 12219 chromosome 9, Xiphophorus_hellerii-4.1, whole genome shotgun sequence, a single genomic window includes:
- the LOC116726055 gene encoding uncharacterized protein LOC116726055: MKCAFKVHMPQQQSDDSESEEDNLDDEHLWEDINSEEDIDLPWSSGERLSCFAHSLQLVVHDGMKEVKTISRTIAKTSKFATLLHSSSQFKDKFEAAFGTNKSVPAANTTRWNSTFKQVQALTTLEHKSLSEMCNKDYEDVVFSAREWNQLKELCIVLSPFAEATELTQGERSVTISMVVPTVLDLNTHLLKMEETRMQCRPLVRALQQSLVKRFSGIFTKTNMAKDSGREEPFNHDVYFFAAMLDPQFGLSWVDLVVTNGGNAASVKKFRDELKKTLTDTLIFGVENMESTDDKCSEAMNVDPTSHSPPAKCPRLLSRYKAHKKHSSSVQNSSIATQLNRYFNDIRDCDSDNALAFWGENQSKYPQLHNLALKVLSVPASSAPVERVFSRGGIVMRPHRARLGAKMLQSLIFLKCNETLL; the protein is encoded by the exons ATGAAATGTGCTTTCAAAGTACACATGCCCCAGCAGCAATCTGATGACAGTGAGAGTGAAGAGGATAATTTAGATGACGAGCACTTGTGGGAGGACATTAATTCAGAGGAAGACATTGACTTACCATGGTCATCTGGTGAACGTCTTTCCTGCTTTGCACACTCTCTCCAGTTAGTTGTGCATGATGGTATGAAGGAGGTCAAGACCATTTCTCGCACCATAGCAAAAACGTCAAAGTTCGCAACCCTTTTACATAGCAGCTCACAATTTAAAGATAAGTTTGAGGCTGCATTTGGCACCAATAAAAGTGTTCCAGCTGCAAATACAACTCGTTGGAACAGTACATTTAAACAAGTACAGGCCCTTACAACTCTAGAACACAAATCACTCAGTGAAATGTGCAACAAAGACTATGAGGATGTCGTGTTCAGTGCGCGGGAGTGGAACCAGCTAAAGGAGCTATGTATAGTTCTTTCTCCATTTGCTGAAGCAACAGAGCTGACCCAAGGGGAAAGATCAGTGACTATTAGTATGGTGGTTCCAACTGTACTGGACTTGAACACACACCTCCTCAAGATGGAGGAGACCCGAATGCAGTGCCGGCCGTTGGTCAGAGCCCTCCAGCAGTCTCTGGTGAAAAGATTTTCTGGaatctttacaaaaacaaacatggccaaAGACAGTGGAAGAGAGGAACCTTTTAACCATGATGTGTACTTCTTTGCTGCCATGCTGGATCCACAGTTTGGCTTAAGCTGGGTGGATTTAGTTGTTACCAACGGAGGTAATGCAGCATCGGTGAAGAAGTTCAGAGATGAACTTAAGAAGACACTGACAG acacATTGATCTTTGGGGTGGAGAACATGGAGAGTACAGATGACAAGTGCTCAGAAGCCATGAATGTGGATCCAACCAGTCATTCGCCACCAGCCAAATGCCCTCGACTTCTGTCACGCTACAAGGCACATAAGAAGCACAGCTCCTCTGTCCAGAATTCAAGTATTGCAACACAATTAAACAGATACTTTAATGATATAAGAGACTGTGACAGTGACAATGCTCTTGCCTTCTGGGGAGAAAACCAGTCCAAATATCCTCAACTGCACAATTTGGCTTTGAAAGTGCTATCCGTCCCTGCCTCCTCTGCACCAGTGGAAAGGGTTTTTAGTCGAGGAGGCATTGTAATGAGACCCCATCGTGCACGTTTAGGTGCAAAAATGCTGCAGTCTCTAATCTTTCTGAAGTGCAATGAAACCTTActttaa